The Acidobacteriota bacterium genomic sequence CTTGCGACGGTCCGGGCCGTCCGGGAGGAATCTTCAAGCAGTCGCCGACGCTGCTTGCTGCCTAACCCTAATGGGAGACGGACGGGCTGTCAAGGCTGGGGAGAGGACCCACGAAGGATTGTGGATTGTGGATTTTTGATTTCGGATTTGGATTTGGATTTGAGGCAAAATCAGACCTCATTGCTCCCCAATCAACAATCAACAATTCAAGAGCGGGGATCAAATCAGGTCGTCGACATCCACTCGCAGGGCAGTGGCCAAGCGCTTTAAGGCGTTGATTGAACCGGGCTTTTTCCGGTTCTCTATGGCCGACAGATAAGAGGCCGCAACTCCAGCGGCAGCAGCGAGCTCAACCCCCGTCAAGCCGCGATACTCCCGCCAGGCGCGCACCGGATTCTCCCCCGCCAGCAGCCGGTCCACCAGCTCGATGGGCACGGATTCCTCGTTAGGATCCTCGAGCACCCGTCGCATGGCGGCAGCATCCCGCGCATCCTCGTCAACGGCGTTGCGCAGCTCCTCATATTCGGAAAGGGGAACGACAACATAGGCTTCGCCGGCTAGCGTGATGGTTTGGGGTTTGGTCACGAGTAGGCGCCTCCACGCGGCAAAATATTGGTAATTCTCAGGACTTGTGCAGGGACATCCAACTGGTACAAAACTCGCCAATCGCCCACCCGCAGCCGAAATCCCTCGATTCCACGCAATGGCGTCACATTATTGTGCTGCGCCAGCGGATCCGCTGCCACCGCGGCGATCTCGCCCCGGATGATCTGTGCCGTCTTGGCCGGCATACGCGTCAGGCAACGGCGAGCACTCTTGGAAATCACTACCTCAAACACATTTCAACTATATCCAATTGAGAATATATTGTAATAAGATAATTCTCTATCTGAGATAGACGCAAGACGCCGCCCTGGACAATCCCCCTCCCCAGGAAGCGGCTGAAAATCAACCATCACCAACAAAACGACCTGCCCTGACCCGCAGATTTGGTATTCTCTGCCCGGCGGAGCGGATGCCGCGGGATGGCTGCGGGTGAATGGGCCGGGTGCCCAAGAAGAGGAGAATTGCCGATGACAAAGGACTGGGAACTCAGGGATTGCGACCGGGAGTTCTTTGAGAGAGAACTGCGAAGCTTCGTTCCGGAGAAGATCTTCGACGCCCACGCCCACCTCTACGAGACCTGGCACTGGGGACGCGGCGAAGGGGGGATGCAGGGACCCAGGGTGGCGACCCTGGCCGAGTTTCGCCGCCTGATGGAGTGGATCACGCCCGGCAGCCATACCACGGCGCTGTTCTTCGGAGTGGGCTTCAGCGACGAACGCCTCCGCCCGTCAAACGAATTCGTGGCGGCTGAGGTGAGCCTGGACCCGGAATGCCGCGGGCAGATGGTGATCTCCCCCCGCATGGATCCCGAGGAGGTCCGGCAGGAGGCCAAGCGGCTGGGCTTTACCGGCCTCAAGGTCTACCACACCTTCGTACAGGGAGAAGTCACCTGGCATGCGGATATCTCCAAGTTTCTCACGGAAGAGCACGTGCGGGTAGCCCACCAGGAAGGCTGGACCATCACGCTTCACATGGTCAAGGACCGGGCCATGGCGGATCCCGCCAACCAGGAGCGAATTGTCGAGTTCTGCACCCGTTACCCGGACATGAAGCTCATCCTGGCCCACGCGGCCCGGGGCTTCAATCCCTATCACACGGTGGAGGGCATCCACGCTCTGAAGGGACTGCGCAACGTCTGGTGCGACACCTCGGCGGTCACCGAGGCCGGAGCTTTCGAAGCCATCGTGGACACGCTGGGCCACGACCGCCTGCTGTGGGGGTCCGATTTCCCGGTCAGCCACGGACGCGGGCGCTGCATAGCCATCGGAGACCAGTTCTTCTGGCTGGGAGAGGACAGCCTGGACTGGGACGGCGTGGCTGCCCAAGCCTCCGTTCAACCCGTGCTGACGGGCCTGGAGTCCCTGCGGGTCCTGAAGCTGGCCGCGCGGCACCTGCGGCTGAGCGACAGCCAGGTGGAGGACATCTTCTACTACAACGCCCGGAGGATGCTGGGAATGGATGGGTGAGACCCTGACGACTGACCGCAGAAGCGCCGCCGTTTCTTAAAATCTTCTATCCGGTTGGATCAACCTCAAGATCTGTTTCTTCCGCCCCTTCGTGAATAACGCTTTTCCCTGATTTGCTTCCTGGATTGAGCGCCGACACTGCTTGGAAAGCCGGCCTAAAACAGCGGGCGGCCGACCATGGCCGGATCCGGGGGAAGGCCGAACTCGGCCAGGATGGTGGGAGCAAGGTCGGTCAGGGCCGGCTTTTCCAGTCGGATCTTGCGGTTGCTGATCAGGATCCCGGGGACCGCCTCGGCGTGAATCAGGTGGTCCCCGCTCCACTTGTCGAGGTTGTCCTCCAGCACCGCCTCGGGAAACCTGCCCAGGGTGGTCTCCCAGGACGCCCGGTAGCCGCGGTGGTAGCCGACAACCAGGTCGGGGCTCTCCCGCAGCAGTGGGCCGCTGTAGATCGAGTCCGGCCTGTGCACCCGGGCCACCACCGCCTCTCCGGATTCCGGATCGCGCAACTCCAGCAGCCGGGTCGTGATCTCCTGGAGAAGCGCCTCCTCTTCCGCTCCTTTCTGGACGATTCCCCTGGGTTCCCTTCCGTAGAGGTTGAGGTAGAGGCCGTTGAAGCCGAATCCGTAGGCCCGGGTCCGGCTCCAGTCGACGTTTCTCAGCATGCCTTCCTCGAAGCCCTGTATCAGGGTAATGTAGCCCTGTTGCCGGAGCCAGCTGTTCAGATGAAAGGCGCGGTAGAAGGGGGCAAATCCGTGGTCGGACATCACCAGCAGGGTGGTGCGATCGTCGACCTCCTCCAGGATCCGACCCAGGACCCGGTCCATCTCGAGGTAAGTGTCGCGGATCGTCCCGGCATGAGGTGAATCCGGCTGGAAGCCCGGATGCCGGGGATCCATGGCGCTCCAGAACATGTGGCAGATCTGGTCCAGCCGGCCCACATAAAAGAAGAACAAGCCCTCCCGGAAGTCGCTCAAACCGTTCTCCAGCATCCGCAGCTCTTCCTCGAAGACCGAGTCCGCCTGCTGCAGGAACTCTTCCTCGTCCAGGACCCCTGAGGAAAGGGCCTTGGTGTCTTCGGGGATGCCCAGCGTGGAATAGAGGCCGATCTGCTCGCACAATCGATGGCTGTAGTCGGCCGGATGGGAGATGGGAAGGGCGGGATGGGAGGGATGGATGTTGACCGGAGTGACGTAGATCTGCAAGTGAGGAGCTGCCTGCTTCAGATAGAAGCGGCAGATCCCCCGTACGCTGTGAAGCAAGGGCACCAGTTCGAATTCGATCTCGACCCACTGGCTCCAACTCCCTTCCTGAAGCAGAAACCGGCGGCCTCCGAGCTCGATCCGCACCACCCGGGCCTCGGGATCGACAGTTCCCTGAAAGCTCGTCCAGGCCTGGTCGACATCCGTCCTGAAGGGATTGGGCGGCCCCGTTATTCGGGCCTGGAATCTCTGGTTGCGAACCGTCAGAGGAATGACCTCACCGCCGGAGATCTCTCCGGAGTGAAGCTCGGGATCCTGTGTGTAAAAGGAAAAGGTGCCGTAGGTCCCCTGAAGATCGGGGGTTCCCATACCCGAGAGCTGTCGGGCGGCCTCGCCGGCAGGCGGAAAGTTGGCGGGCGCCCGCAGTATGGTGGAGGGCGTTCCGTGGCGGCCGAGGATTTCCCAGAAGGCCTTGCCCTTGCGCAGGAGCGTCACCCGGCCCGCCGAGAGCGGCACTCTCCAGGATCCCAGAGACAGGGCATAAGCGCCTTCCTCGCTGCGGGAGGTGGACAGATAGGGGGACAGGGTGTCCGGGTCCCGGTGAATGAAGTCGAA encodes the following:
- a CDS encoding helix-turn-helix transcriptional regulator, encoding MTKPQTITLAGEAYVVVPLSEYEELRNAVDEDARDAAAMRRVLEDPNEESVPIELVDRLLAGENPVRAWREYRGLTGVELAAAAGVAASYLSAIENRKKPGSINALKRLATALRVDVDDLI
- a CDS encoding type II toxin-antitoxin system RelE/ParE family toxin, coding for MFEVVISKSARRCLTRMPAKTAQIIRGEIAAVAADPLAQHNNVTPLRGIEGFRLRVGDWRVLYQLDVPAQVLRITNILPRGGAYS
- a CDS encoding alkaline phosphatase family protein → MASSGCGRLPDGRRRRWAWLPGLFLPLALTCCQSGPPAGTADNKRVIVLGIDGMDPVLLAQFVEEGRMPNFARFMDGDHFRPLRTSMPPQSPVAWSSFITGMDPGGHGIFDFIHRDPDTLSPYLSTSRSEEGAYALSLGSWRVPLSAGRVTLLRKGKAFWEILGRHGTPSTILRAPANFPPAGEAARQLSGMGTPDLQGTYGTFSFYTQDPELHSGEISGGEVIPLTVRNQRFQARITGPPNPFRTDVDQAWTSFQGTVDPEARVVRIELGGRRFLLQEGSWSQWVEIEFELVPLLHSVRGICRFYLKQAAPHLQIYVTPVNIHPSHPALPISHPADYSHRLCEQIGLYSTLGIPEDTKALSSGVLDEEEFLQQADSVFEEELRMLENGLSDFREGLFFFYVGRLDQICHMFWSAMDPRHPGFQPDSPHAGTIRDTYLEMDRVLGRILEEVDDRTTLLVMSDHGFAPFYRAFHLNSWLRQQGYITLIQGFEEGMLRNVDWSRTRAYGFGFNGLYLNLYGREPRGIVQKGAEEEALLQEITTRLLELRDPESGEAVVARVHRPDSIYSGPLLRESPDLVVGYHRGYRASWETTLGRFPEAVLEDNLDKWSGDHLIHAEAVPGILISNRKIRLEKPALTDLAPTILAEFGLPPDPAMVGRPLF
- a CDS encoding amidohydrolase family protein, giving the protein MTKDWELRDCDREFFERELRSFVPEKIFDAHAHLYETWHWGRGEGGMQGPRVATLAEFRRLMEWITPGSHTTALFFGVGFSDERLRPSNEFVAAEVSLDPECRGQMVISPRMDPEEVRQEAKRLGFTGLKVYHTFVQGEVTWHADISKFLTEEHVRVAHQEGWTITLHMVKDRAMADPANQERIVEFCTRYPDMKLILAHAARGFNPYHTVEGIHALKGLRNVWCDTSAVTEAGAFEAIVDTLGHDRLLWGSDFPVSHGRGRCIAIGDQFFWLGEDSLDWDGVAAQASVQPVLTGLESLRVLKLAARHLRLSDSQVEDIFYYNARRMLGMDG